The Candidatus Saccharimonadales bacterium nucleotide sequence CGCCAAAGCTACCAATGTACGCTTAAGGGTAGCGCCAGATGGTGGTCTTCGGGCTTCGCTACCTCTTTACGCACCTCTTTTTCTGGTAAAACGGCTTATCAAAAACTCTCGCCACGAACTTCGGCAACTCCTTGAAGATCACCAAAAAGAAGTAGTTTTTACAGATGGGATGCAAATCGGCAAAAGCCACTCGCTACTCGTGCGTGCAACAACCGGACGGTTTTTGGTAGCGAGGCATGGTCAGCAGATTATCGTGCATCTTCCCGAGGGAAAGCAGCTTAATGAAAGCACAATAACAAAAGAGATACGAAGTGTCGTCCAGCAGGCTATGCGACTCGAGGCAAAAAGTTATCTTCCTAAACGGCTTGCGTTCCTAGCCGATACTCACGGATTTCACTACAAAAAAGTACGGTTTTCTCACGCAAGTGGGCGATGGGGAAGCTGTAGCTCCAATGGTACGATCAGCCTAAACATCGCACTTATGAAGCTCCCGTTTGAACTTATTGACTATGTATTAATCCACGAGTTGAGCCATACGATTGAAATGAATCACTCTGAAAGCTTTTGGCGCCTTGTTGAAGCAGGTGACCCAAACTACAAAAGTCATCGGCGACTCCTCAAATCCGAAACTCCCTCTATATAGCAATCGTGCTTTCAAAGCTATGCGATTATTTGTATAATAACCATAAGCATGTTTAGGGGAAAAGTTAAAATTGATCCACGCACCGCGCGTATCATTCGGTTCACGTCACTTATTATTCCACCCCTATTAACAACATATACATGTATTATCCACTTTTCTAAGATCGATTCTTTCCGTTACCCAACAACCGATTTTGCCGTGCTCGGCATTATGATTCCCTGGGTGATCGCCGGGATCGTTCAATTTATTTTTCCGATCAAATACAAACGAGGCGCGTGGCTTTATTTGGCGGTAAACCACGTGCTCGTGATGCTCACCCTTCTCTTTATATCGAGCTTCAGCACTTCATTGACACCACTATGGACGGTCCTTTTTCTTGTGTCTTATATCTATTTTTCAAAACGAGGACTGTGGTTTAGTATTGCACTTCTTATTCTTACGAGCCTTCTTGATAGCACACTCCACTTTAGTCCAGGAGTGTTTGCCACAAATACAGTTATCGCGGCGGGAGTCGTAGCGCTTGGGCTTACTGCCGTAGCGCTTGGAAGGGTCCAAGAGATTAACTCAAGCCGAAGTCAGGCCAGAGAGGCACTACAGCGCGATCGCATCCTAACGCTTGTCAATAACTTGGCCGATGCGATTTTAAGCATCGACAAAGATGGAGTCGTACGTGTTTATAATGCCGCATGTCTTAATTTGCTTGATACCAACGCCGATCTGAATGGTAAGCACATCAAAGAGATACTAACTC carries:
- a CDS encoding SprT family zinc-dependent metalloprotease; translation: MTSRIIDEEFGTIPVRRSAKATNVRLRVAPDGGLRASLPLYAPLFLVKRLIKNSRHELRQLLEDHQKEVVFTDGMQIGKSHSLLVRATTGRFLVARHGQQIIVHLPEGKQLNESTITKEIRSVVQQAMRLEAKSYLPKRLAFLADTHGFHYKKVRFSHASGRWGSCSSNGTISLNIALMKLPFELIDYVLIHELSHTIEMNHSESFWRLVEAGDPNYKSHRRLLKSETPSI